The genomic segment TGTAAACTCCTTATTCATTTTGAGTCAGTTTATATGTTACGGAAAAAATGGAACTGCTGACCGCATTCTTGATGGACTTTTCAAGCTCAATGTACTTCTTTATTTCCTGGCTGATCTTTTTCAGGCTGGCTTCAGTGCGGTCATACATGGCAGTTTTCATCCATTTCTGTTCCTGGGAAATGGAATGCTGCGCATCTTTTATCCAGGTTTCCAGTTCCTGAGCATGGGGATATTCCTTGTCCTTGAGCTGGTGAATGGCATGAAGAGACCGGGATAATAACTGGCTGCCGTATCCCAGAACATGATTGAGCCTTGCAGTGATATAGGAATAGGTTCCGATTACAGCCAGATTTTCAACTACTTCAGGTATAATCCCCGGATATTCCTGGGACAGAAGCCCGATTTTATTGGTAAACACATAAACAGGAAACTCCTGGTAGAGCATATAGCTGTTGAGGTTTGTGGTTGCTCCGCTGTTGCCTGTGCTTGCATCCAGGTTGCTCATGATATTTTGCAGATCATTCTGAAAATAAGCCAGGGGTGTTGAATATCCTCCTACCGGAGGCAGAAGACTTATAATTGATTCCCTGTTGCAGGTAATGGTCTTGCCAGGATCAGGAAAGCCTGACCATCCTCCTGAAGTTTGTGTCTGGGTTGTATAATTGTCATCCGGTGTCATACTGTTAAGAGAAGTTCCAATCAGGTTATTGAATCTGGCAATACTGTCCAGGGGATTTTTTATTGTTGCAACACCTGTCGGGCTGATTTCCAGGTCTGTATGATAGGTTGCATCACGGGCAATAACCTGTGTACCGGGCTTATCAGCCGGGGTTGTGGCATCGCCCTCATTATCTGAAGAAAGCGTACCGGCCAGCAGAGAAGGGCCGGGTGTACCGTCACTGCCCCGCCTGTACATGAAATCCCCTGACACAGAGCGGAAATATTCAATAAGCTGTGCAGGGCTGGAAAAAAATCCCTGGGCTGCCTCAAATCCGGGCTGCCATGATGAAAAATTACTGCCTGAAACAGCAACATTTTCCGCAATAACCGTAACCCAGAAAGAAAGAACCCGGTTGGGAGCATCAGGAACAGCCAGATGACGCGAAAGAGGGTCAAGCTTGTCAGCAATATTCTGGTCATTGAAAAAATCGTTCACAGATGCGGAAAAATCAGAAACATTTTTTGCCCTTTCTTTAAGCCAGTCAGAAGCCCTGCCTGTTGCCTCACCAATGGTTGTCTTATCCGTATTCATGGAATTGATAAGAGGCTCACCAAAGTTTGCCAGTTTCTGAGCACCTGCACATGAATCCATTGAAATGCCGTTAAGATTATTTGCAATATCATTAAGACTGGTCATGATTGCCTGACAATTTTCGCACACTGTCTGAAGAGCAAGGTTAAAGGCATATGAAGGAGCCGCAGACAGGATATTCTGAGCATACTGCACCAGCATATCCGGGTCCAGCATGGAAAACCCGCCCCAGAAAGCATCAATACCCCCGCACCCTGCACGGATGGAAGGCATTTTCACATGAAATGGCCTGACCGTTGAACTTGGAATCTTCAAAGAAGTGCTTCCGCCCCAGACAAACACACCACGGGAAACATCAGACATTGAAGGGGTTGAAGATACAGTCATGTCATCAAGCCATCCGGCACCTGCATGAACCGGCAGTATCAGGATAATAAATGCCAGAAGACAATGAGCACCGGTTATTCTGCACTGCAATTTGAGTTTGTATTGGAGCATGTTGAATTTTCCTTTATGAATTATCTCTTTCATATCTGAGAGTTTCAGGAGTTTTGATCTGAATAATGCCTGATGTATTTATTCAAACGCTTCATATGCCTGACAAGTCCCCTGAGTTCAGGTTCTGTAAGCTGCGACCGGTTCTTAATCTTTTCCGGCCCCATGTAATATGCTGAAAAAGCCAGCGCCCAAGACCCATTGAATCTTTTCAATTGTTTTTTTATATACCTTGCCCCGGCCAGTATATTATGGAAGGGGTCAAAAAGTTTTTCAGGATCAACATTCACCTCGGCGGCGGTTCCCCGCTTCACCTGCATCAAACCCAGGGCCTGTTTTTCTGACACTGCATTTGCGTCAAAGTCGGATTCTACCTTGATAACAGCCAAAAGGATGTATGCAGGGATGCCGGTTTGTTTTTCGACTTCCTGCACATGGGCGGCAATATCTTCAATGCTTGTGTCAGCTTTAGCTGTGCAGACTCCACCGGAATAGGGAAACAAAAGGCACAGCACTCCAAAAAATAGAATAAAATATCTTGTTTTCATAATGCCTTCCCTTTTCACATATTTGAAAAAAGATTGCATTTCCGAGGCTTGCAAAATTTCGACTTTTTTTGGGTGATTTTGTAAATTTTTTGGTGGAGTGTCGTTTTCAAAGGATTTAATAATTTGATTATAGGCAAGGTAAATCCAGAAAAAAATCATCCCTTGCCGCAGAAACTTATTGCAATAGGTTCCTGTGGATTATTTATCTTCTTGGAATTACTTAAGAATATAGGTCTAAACTATAAGAATCAACAACTCATCATAGATTAATTATATGTGTTTTTGTAATATTTTATGATTTTTTGAAAAAACAATATTGTTCAAAAACCAGAGTGATAAAATACCAGGTACAACAAATATAAAACCTGCCATCAACAGTGCATCAGGCAAAGAAAGTTGATCATTCAGGCAGCCGATAACCGGTCCTGCAATGGCAAAAACAATTCTTACAGCCATGCTGTTAATTGATAATATCGTCGCCCTTATGTCAGATGTAATTAATGAATTGATGTACTCCCTTAGTAACGGCACACCGATTCCTCTAACAAAGTAAAATATTAATATAAAAGGAACAGCCCACAGTGACTGAAACAGCCCCACTATTGTATAACCTGTAAAAGACAGAATACAGAGCAAAATAAGCACCCTGAATCTGCCAAGTTTTTTTTCTAATTTTTTGGCATACAGTGTAAATATCCCAACAGAGAACTGCAAGACTGCCCATACTAATCCAAACAAAGAAAGCGGCAGACCTGAAAGTCCAAAATACGGCTGTATAAACCATACCATTGTAAGGGTAGAACTACCCAGGAAGCCTGAATAAATTATAACCAGCTTTAATTCCTGATGTTCACAGATGGCATATCTGAAAATTTTCAATATGGTTTTGAAATTTCCATCTGTGTTATCCGGTTTTATCCTTTCCGGCTCATAAAGAGTAATTGAAAGCGGGATTGCAAAAAAGATAATAATCGTCTCAATCAACAGTGGTGTCCTTAATGTAATTGTTGCAAGAAATCCTCCTATGATACCTGCAACACCTTCGGAAAAGTTGCCGATTGAAATCATTCTGCTTTCGATTTTTAAATAATCACCTTCCATGCCAATTGCTGCCAAAGTATCATATAATAGTGCCGAATCTGATCCAGATATAAAACTGACACCAAAGCCAAGGATCAGTTCTGCGCTCAAAAATCCCCAGAATCCATTAGAGAGGGAATAAATCAAAAAACCGATAAAGCTTAAAACCGAACCAACTGCAATAGATGCTTTTCTGCCAATAATATCGCCAAAATAGCCGGATGGGATTTCAAAGACTATGACTCCTATGGAAAATATTGACTGAATCAGCAGCACTTCAGACATAGTTAAACCATTTTCCTTGAAAAACAGGACAATAACCGGCATAAACAGCAAAAACCAACGAATGATTCTGATGATGTATAGTTTCCAGAGATTTGATATGAGCCTGTTTTTCATTTTTTTCTCCTTTCTATTACAGCAAGATCATCCTGAAATTGCTGTAATATATTATCAGTTTCAAGTATTGAAATAAAAAAAGAGCGCCGATGGCGCTCTTTTTTTGGTTTGTCCTATGGTTTGTTCAGGGTTACTTTATTATTACCTGAACAGGAATCAGAGCGTTTTCGGTTGTATTGTTTCCAAGTTGGCCTTTACCGTTATATCCCCAGCACCAGATTGTGCCGTTTTCTTTCAAAGCTACGGTGAAAACTCGGCCAGCTTCAATATTTATAACATTTGAAATATCTGCTCCCGGAACAGGAGTTGAACTGTAATTTGTGGTTCCATTTCCGTATTCGCCTTCATCGTTTCGTCCCCATGCCTTAATAGTTCCGTCTGATGTAAGCGCAATGGTATGCCATTCACCGCCTGAGAGATCAGTTGCGTTATCAAGAACTTTCACAGGAAAAGGCTGATCCCATCCGCTGCCGTTTCCAACAGCACCGTTCATACCGTTATATCCCCATCCCCAAACTGTTCCGTCTGTCATGATGGCAAAGGCACGGGTTCCCAAAGTGCCGTAAATTGAATCCGCATTTGCAGCCAGAAGGGCCTGAGCCGGAACTTTTCGATCTATAATATCGCCGGTACCCAGTTGGCCTCTGTCATTTCTGCCCCATGACCAGACTGTACGATCCTGCTTCAGCACAGTGGTGAAGTTATATCCGCCTGCAATATCAATGACATTGAACAGATTCGGCACCTGACCAGGAATAAGCTCATCTGTTGTATCACCAAGACCGTGCCCCAGTTGATATGAACTGTTTTTACCCCATGTCCAGACTGTGCCGTCTCCTTTCAGGGCAATGGAATGAGAATTTCCGGTTGCAATGGCAATTATATCGGTCAGGCCGGATACGTTTACCGGTACAGATGAGTTAATCTGAGTTCCGTTGCCAAGCTGCCCATCCGGGTTATATCCCCAGGCCCATACAGAGCCGTATATATCCAGAGCAAGCGTGTGCCATGCACCCGCAGCAATTTCCGTAATATTGCTTACCCCCTGAACCTGAACCGGTGTGAGCCTGTCTTCAACACTTCCGTCTCCAACCTGTCCGTAGTTGTTTCCGCCCCATGCCCATACATTCCCGTCACTGTCCAATGCCACTGTATGATCATTTCCGGCTGTTATGTCTGTGAATATAACGGATGTTGAACCGCTTTCGGTTGTAAAGGCATGTAAAATATCCTCAGACAAAGCATTGCCTCCGGTTGCTCCTTCCAGAGCGCAGACAGGGATGGTCAGGATATAATCCATTCCTGATGCCAGAGTAGTAGCAGGTTCAATTGTCAGACCATTGCCGTTGATTACAGTATTGATGGAAACAGAGGTTCCATTACTGTCTTCAAGGCTGATGCTGCTGTAACATGTTCCGGCAGTTACCGGCTCATTCAGCGTAAATGTGAAGACCTGATTTACAGTTACTGCGCCTGTATCGGATGGCTGTATATCTGTTACACTCAGGGCTGATGCTCCGCTTTCTACAAGAATGCTGACTGAGGCAGTTGATACGCCGCCATTACCATCGCTGACTGTGTATTCAAACGTATCTGTTCCCATAAATCCGGCATTTGGCGTGTAGGTAACGGTCAATCCGCCTGTATCAATCATAACTCCGCCGTTTGCGCCCTGGGTAACATTTGTTACACTCAGGGTATCGCCATCCGGGTCTGAGTCATTATCCAGGACATTAATGGTTACTGGCTGTTCTTCAATTGTGTTCGCCGTGTCATCTACTACCACAGGCGGATTATTGACAGAAATTGTTCCGCATGGGCTGACAACGCCATCTTTACCAATGATAGCAGGATTACCGGATGTTTCTGCAATTAGCATTCCGGTTCCGGGTTCCATAAATCCCTGAAAATTGCCGTTTGCATCATATGTTGCAATTCCGGAGGTATTGCTCACTATGGTCTGGCCGGATGCATCTTTTGTAAATTCAGCCGGATATTGATAAAAAGAGCCGATAAACACAGGATTTTTGTTTCCATCAAAAGTAATTGCCTCTCCACTGTCATAGGATGAACCGCCAGCCTGTCTTATCCATTCAGGAGTTCCGTTTGCATTGTATTTAATCATGAACATTTCATCTCTATCCTGATAATTGTTCAGAGTTTTAAATACAGTATTGCCGTTATAAAAATCACAGGTCTGGTTAAAAGTTCCTGTAACATAAATATTACCAGTATCATCAACAGCAACATCACGGCCAATACTGTTATATCCGTTTGCTTTCTGTGCCCATTTTGCCTGTCCGTTGTCCGCACTGAATTCTGCAATGAAAAACTGACGGCTTCTTGTACCGGTAAGAGTAACAGGTGAAGCTCCGCTGAATGTTACATTTTCTTCATAATATCCTGTTGCAAGCACACCGTCTGCTCCATCTGATGCAATGGAGAAAATACTGGCTGTTCCTCCTGCAACATTTTTTGCCCACACCAGAGTTCCATTAAGTGTATATTTAGCAAGGAACATATCAACATTATCATCTGCCGAATTCAGCGTGGTAGCAGACGCTCCGCTTCCAAGATTCAGAATGCCGTCAAAACTCCCGCCAATGTAAAGATAACCGGATGCGCTGTCCACCATCAGGGACTCTCCGAAATCATCCCATTGTCCCCCTGCCATTTCAGCCCATACCGGCTGGCCTAACGGATTGTATTTGGCAATAAAAACTTCATATCCGCCAATACCTTCCTCGCTGAGGGTTTTAAAAACAGCATCTCCATTGTAAATATTCATGGTGTATTGATAATATCCGCTGATATAGAGATTACCTGTTTTATCCACTGCGATATTGGGGGCAATTTCACCATATTCTGCCGTGGCTTTCTGTGCCCATATCAGGCTGCCGGACGGGGAGTATTTTGCAATATATATTGCGGACAAGCCGTCAGCCGTAAGGGTTACAGGAGAATCGTTTCCTAGTGTGATGCTGTCTCTGAATCCGCCGACTGCATACACATTGCCAGCCTCATCTTTTGCCAAAGTTCCCGCTCCCGGAGGCAGTTCCCAGGTATCGCAGATAACAATGCCTTCTGAAACTGTAATATAAACTGTTGCTGTTTTAACGCCGTTGCCGGTACTTATAACAGTGTATGTAAAATAATCAGAACCTGCAAAACCTGAAGCCGGAGTATAGGTTATTGTATTGTCTCCATTGATAACAACCGTACCGTTTTCACCCTGGGTTATTGCAGAAATTTTCAGGGTTTCGCCATCAATGGGATTATCGTTTGCCAGCACAGAGATTATAACGGCTGTTTCCTGCTCTGTTGTTGCAGAATCATCTATGGCAACCGGATCATTATTTGCATTCGGGTCGGCAATTGAAAAATATCCATCATTCATGTCAAATGTTGACCGGTCTGATGAATGGGTTACGCTGATCTGGTAATCTGCTCCTTCAGGAATATCAGACGGGATAATCCAGGCATACGTGTTGTCTGATACGCTGGTTGTTTCAACAGCACGGTCAACAGTGCGGTAAAATGAACCGGCTTTATAAAGATCAATATCCACTATGCCTTTAAAGCTGCTGCTCCAGGTGATATTCCGGGTAGTACCATATCCCCAGATGTCGTTGTTGCCCGGAGTCATTAATGTCAGTGTTTGCGGATATGTAATGGCAAATCGTTCACTGTCATCAGATATGGATGTGTCGGCATTGCTGATGATTTTTATCCAATAATTAGTATCCGGTGTCAGGTCTGCTGCTATTTTCCAAATAAAAGAACCATTGTTTGGTGCGGAATTTGAGATAACAATTTTACGGGTCAGACTTTTATACAATTCAATTTTAACGGTTCCGCCGAGATTGCTGGTCCATTCAATAGTCTGATCTCTGCCTGCTGACCATGATGTTTGAGCATTGGGTATAAAGACTGTCATTTCCTTTGAATAGTTTACTTGGATGCTGACAGGTACCCGGTTGTTATCCGTATTGGTTTCACTCACATTTTTATCATAATCTGCATAAAAAATGATATAATGATGTCCAAAAGGCAGGCTTGCAGGAATTGTGAATGTCCGTGTAAATGATTCACTCTGTGCAGGAAGAAGTGATCCAAAATAGTTTGTTCCCAGCAGAGTATCCGAACTGTCCCATTCTTCATCAAGTGACAGATAATATCCAAGCCTTGATGCTGCAAGGGTTCCTGTTCCGCCGCTGTTGGTAACTCTTGCGGACAGGGTTACGGATTTTCCTGGTGTTACATTGGCTTTGACAATATCTGTATGGCTGACGGTCAGATCAGCGCCGTCCCTTACTTCAATGCGGACATTTGCTTCATTGTTATCTGTATTTTCTTCATTTATGATTCCTTCATCATCTGCACGGAAGATCAGGTAATAGTCGCCGGAATCAAAATTTTCAGGAATGGTGACATCTGTTTCCACATAGGCATTTCTTCCGTCAATAATTGTTTTGACTTTCTCCTGATACATGAGAATATCAGATGAATCCCATGTGCTGCCATTGACAGATAGATAACAGCCAAGTGTGGATGCATTTGCAGAGGCATCTCCGATATTGGATATTCTCACCCGTGTATTGACAACTTCACCCGGAGCCATACGCAGAGGTTCGGCTTCAGCGTTTTTTACAGTCAAATCAGGTGTGCCGTTTTTCACAGATACCGGACATTTGGCTTTCATCATCCAGACCGTATCCCATCCGCCGAATGCCGAATCTTCACTCTGATGAAGGGTAATGCTTTTATGGCTGGAAAAATCCGCATCAAACCAGATTTCAAAACCTTGTCCTCCGGGATGGTATCCGTAACTTGGTCCGTGAACAATTTGCAGTTCCGAGTCTTCATACAATGTTACCGGGGAACCGTTAATAATAACCTGAACATGCCCGCTGTAATCCCAAAGCTGATTGTCAAATTCCGGCTGAATACGGAAATGGCCGATGGATTTGTTAGTTGCAGTTCTTTCAGCCGTGAGAAGATATTCTGTATGATAAACCTGCTGCCAGTCCGAAGGTGTGACTGTGTAGGTGCAGTCTTCGTTCACAGGCGTGAGATCGCCAGGGTCAACAGTAGCGCCGTCGCCGACTGTAATTGAAACTGTATCTTTTGCAACATATCCTAACGTATCGCCGACCCTTACAGAAATATTAACAGTATCGGATGCAGCCGGTGCAGTGTATGTAACCGTGCTGTAATCAGGATATGCAGGATTGACTTCAAAGCTTCCTCTGTCTGCATACCAGTAGAAAAAAGAGCTTGCTCCATTTTTTTCATCAACTGTTTCATTTGCAGTAAGATCAACGCTTTCACCGGGATTAATACTGGAAAGAGTTTTTATTCTTACCGAAGGTGCTTTTACGCCGGGAACAGGCATTTGCTGTTCATAGTTATTGCCGATTCTGGCTGCAAAAGAGTCTATGGTAAAAAAGCTTATGATAATTGAAAATATGGCAATTATGCTTATCAATTTGAAAACTTTTATATTTTTTTTCATATCTCTACCCTCCTTTTATTTATCATCGCAACAAGTAATATTACGACAGGTATTCTCGCCATATCTTGCAATACATACTATTTTAGCAGCCTCAGCTCTGTTGATTATCTTGTCTGGACAAAAATGTTTACGCCCATCTTGTTGCATTTCACAATTAAACCCGTCTGGGTACCCTTCGATAATATTCTCTTCCAGACCGGTATATACATAACGATAATAATCTTTATTTATGTCTTGAACATCGTCAAATACTTCGTTGACAGCTTTTTCACCTTCTTTGTAATTTAATGTTATATTAAAAGAATGTATCAGAATCCTGACGGCCTCTGCCCTGCTAATTTCTCCTCCTGGAAGGAAATCATCACCATCAACCTGAACTATTCCATTGTTTTTTGCAAATGCAACATAGGGGGCAAACCATTCAGCTTTTGGTACATCAGGGAATGGATTTTCTATCAACTCATATTTAAATTCATCTTTTTCTCTCAGAGTTATTCCATATTCAGCTTCTAACGCCATTTTTAAAAATTCAACTCTGTTGACATTTCTTCCTGGACGATAATAGCCATCTGCATCATCACCTTTGACGATACCAGCCAGATGTAATTTTTCAACATATGGGCAAAACCATATGCCTTTTTCAACGTCTGGAAAATTTTTGCATATTTGGTTTTTATCTGTTGCATTAACCAAAAGTTCATTGAATGCTTCATAAAGATCGTCTTTTTGCTCTTGTTGTATTGGCCCCTCATGAGGAGGAGATGCAGGTAGTCCATTCCATTTAAAATAAGTCCAGTAAACACCACCATTTTGATATGATGTTATGATACAATTTTTTAATTCACCTCTATCAAAAAGACCTTGTTCTTCAGATTGATCGTCCTTTTTATCCTGAGACAGAGAATTATATTCAGTAAAATATATTTTTCCATTAAAACCTACTTTCTGATAATCATTTTGTCTGGTAGCAATATTCGTACAATCTGCCTTTGGCAAGCCTTCATAAAGATTAAGACCAATTATATCTACTTTCGTATAATTTGAATTCGGATCTCCATTTTCATCTTTTCCTTTATGAGAGAAAAGTTCTGCCAATGTTTCATCTGTCAAACCGCATAGCTCTCTATTTTCTTGAGATGCAACTGTAATATCAGCAAATTTCCAGCTTACCGGTATATCTTTATTTTGATCATTTAAAGCCTCTAATACAAAACGCCTTAGTTTTATGAGAAGATTTTTAACTTTTTCTCCTTTATCTACATCTTTATAATTTTCTCTTACAATCTCAGAGTTAGGATGAAACATCATTTCATTGGAAATAAAAATTTCCTCTATGACATTATTAACACCAATGTATTCCTTCAAATTTTCAATAAAGCCCTGAACCCATTTTTCAGTATGATTCCAAGCATCTGATTCATAAGGAAAAGGCATTGCGTGCCCACCAGGTTCATTAGTATATACACTTTCAACCCAGTGCGGTGGATCAGCAATTCCCAAAACTGGTGTCCATTTAACATTTAATGTTTTAAGTAATTCTGCGTAATCTTTCAGATATTGATAATCTTTTTTACTGATTTCTTCCTGACAATGAGAATATTTCCATGGGGCATCAGTTTGAATGACAAGATTGAGTTTAATAACTTCTCCATTGCTTTCATTGATTCTTTCAGTAAAATTTTTACCGCCAGCAATAGTGTTAACAATATCTTTAATATCTTTTTCGATATCGGGCTGCATTTCCGCAAAACCTTTTTCAAGTATCTTCTGATCCGGTAATTGATATACAACTCCCAATTTCAAATTAACTGCAAAAGCATCTTGTGTTCCAAAAAGATGGAATAGACTAATAACTATCACCAAAAAAAATTTATAATAATCTCTCTTTGATAACTGATTCATATCTCTCTCCTTAGCATTATATTTTTGATAAAATTACAGATAAATATTATGCAGTTTAGAGATTCTGATTTATTAATCAGAATCTCTAATGAATATTTAATAATTCAATTGACCGACTATATTATCCAAAAGGGCAAATACGATAGCATTAGTATTATTTTTGACAGAACCTTCTTTGTCATTATCCAAGCAGTTAAGATTGGTAAACAAGCTTTCATCAGCTTCCAAAGTGATGGGTATGGAACGCATTAGTTTGATATCATCCACTCTGCCGCTTCCCCGAATAATAACGCCATTTACTTCCAGAATATCATTATCCGGTTGAGCCTGCTTCAGATCAGCCTGAAGGTCTCTTACAAATGTATGCCATTGATTGTCTGTAATATCCTTTCCAAGCCCGAAATCCACATACTGATTTTTACCGAGGCCATCTTTATTGAGGGGCCTGTAACGTAAGAAACGCTGGCCTTCAGTAGTTTCAATATCCACTACTATCATAAAATTTCCTGCGTATTTCATGCTCCAGTCAATAATAAATTCCTCAGTATTATGCCATAATTCACCATCTTCGTTGAACAGACGATAGCCTTCTTTCATACCCGGATCAGAGAATTCTATAACTCTGCTCTGGCGTTCTTCATCAAAGACATTCAGTATTTTCCGTGAAGATTTTTTATTTGAAACTTCCCATTGCTCTGTTAATCCGTCTTCAGCATCTTCATATACTGTCTCCGGGATAGATGTAGGATCAAAAGGATCACTTTCGCCAAGGTATTCTTCAACATTGGTGTAACCATCATTATCTGCATCATTTTCAGCATCAGCGGCATCCAGCGGGTCAAAGCCGTTTGCATTTTCATAATCATCCGGCATTTCGTCATTATCATCATCTGTATCCGCATTATTACCAATACCGTCAGAGTCAGTGTCCTCCCATTCGTCAGGATCATCAGGGAAGGCATCTTCGGAGTCAATTACACCATCTCTGTCTCTGTCAGGTATTACTGTTACCCTCATTGTATTGCTTCCTGTACCGCCTTTATTATCTGTTACATTTACGATTACTGTATAGATTCCACCTTCTGAATAGTTATGATAACCCTCTAAAATTCCATAATTAAGAGTTTTATGCTCAATTGTACCATCACCCCAACTTATTCTTGCAGTATGAATTTCATCATAGTCGGGATCTGTAAATGTTCCAGATAAATTAAATGTTTCATCTTTATAGATAGTTTTATCGTTACCTGCGTGAACAATCGGAGAATTACTTAAAGAACCTGATTCCCAAAGCTTAGAAACTTTAAATTCATAAGGTTCGCCATCGGGGTCAACATCAATTCCCAGAATATCAACATTCCAATCTCCAGTTTCATTACT from the Desulfonema limicola genome contains:
- a CDS encoding S-layer homology domain-containing protein translates to MNQLSKRDYYKFFLVIVISLFHLFGTQDAFAVNLKLGVVYQLPDQKILEKGFAEMQPDIEKDIKDIVNTIAGGKNFTERINESNGEVIKLNLVIQTDAPWKYSHCQEEISKKDYQYLKDYAELLKTLNVKWTPVLGIADPPHWVESVYTNEPGGHAMPFPYESDAWNHTEKWVQGFIENLKEYIGVNNVIEEIFISNEMMFHPNSEIVRENYKDVDKGEKVKNLLIKLRRFVLEALNDQNKDIPVSWKFADITVASQENRELCGLTDETLAELFSHKGKDENGDPNSNYTKVDIIGLNLYEGLPKADCTNIATRQNDYQKVGFNGKIYFTEYNSLSQDKKDDQSEEQGLFDRGELKNCIITSYQNGGVYWTYFKWNGLPASPPHEGPIQQEQKDDLYEAFNELLVNATDKNQICKNFPDVEKGIWFCPYVEKLHLAGIVKGDDADGYYRPGRNVNRVEFLKMALEAEYGITLREKDEFKYELIENPFPDVPKAEWFAPYVAFAKNNGIVQVDGDDFLPGGEISRAEAVRILIHSFNITLNYKEGEKAVNEVFDDVQDINKDYYRYVYTGLEENIIEGYPDGFNCEMQQDGRKHFCPDKIINRAEAAKIVCIARYGENTCRNITCCDDK